A stretch of Fusobacterium periodonticum ATCC 33693 DNA encodes these proteins:
- a CDS encoding MATE family efflux transporter codes for MEISNNYFVENRKLIKNIFQITLPAVFDLLAQTLIMALDMKMVSSLGPSAISSVGVGTAGMYALIPALIAVATGTTALLSRAYGADNKLDGKKAFAQSFFIAVPLGIILTIIFLIFSEQIINLVGNAKDMNLSDAILYQNMTVIGFPFLGVSIATFYAFRAMGENKIPMIGNTLALVLKIILNFLLVYLFKWGIFGAALSTTLTRLFSAIFSIYLVFWSKKNWISLELKDLKFDYFTSKRILKVGIPAAVEQLGLRIGMLIFEMMVISLGNLSYAAHKIALTAESISFNLGFAFSFAASALVGQELGKGSSQKALKNGYICTIIAMIVMSTFGLLFFIIPQFLVSLFTKDKDVIELATMALKIVSICQPFSGASMVLAGALRGAGDTKSVLLITYLGIFLIRIPITYLFLDVLNLGLAGAWIVMTIDLAIRSSLAFYIFRRGKWKYLQV; via the coding sequence ATGGAGATAAGTAATAATTATTTTGTTGAGAATAGAAAATTAATAAAAAACATATTTCAAATAACTTTACCTGCTGTATTTGATTTATTAGCTCAAACTTTAATAATGGCTTTGGACATGAAGATGGTATCAAGTTTAGGACCTAGTGCGATAAGTTCTGTTGGAGTTGGAACAGCAGGAATGTATGCTTTAATACCTGCTTTAATAGCTGTAGCAACTGGAACAACAGCTCTTTTAAGTCGTGCATATGGTGCAGATAACAAGCTTGATGGAAAAAAGGCTTTTGCACAAAGTTTTTTTATTGCTGTTCCTTTAGGAATAATTTTAACTATAATATTTTTAATTTTTTCAGAGCAAATAATTAACTTAGTAGGTAATGCTAAAGATATGAATTTAAGTGATGCTATTCTTTACCAAAATATGACTGTCATTGGATTTCCTTTCTTAGGTGTAAGCATAGCAACATTCTATGCTTTTAGAGCTATGGGTGAGAACAAGATCCCTATGATAGGTAATACGTTAGCATTAGTATTAAAGATTATTTTAAATTTTCTTTTAGTGTATCTTTTTAAATGGGGGATATTTGGAGCAGCATTAAGTACAACTTTAACTAGACTGTTCTCGGCTATATTTTCAATTTATCTTGTATTTTGGTCTAAGAAAAACTGGATATCTCTTGAACTTAAAGATTTAAAATTTGATTACTTTACATCTAAAAGAATTTTGAAAGTAGGTATTCCAGCAGCAGTAGAGCAACTAGGTCTAAGAATAGGTATGTTGATTTTTGAAATGATGGTTATATCTTTAGGGAACTTAAGTTATGCAGCACATAAGATTGCATTGACAGCAGAAAGTATTTCATTTAATTTAGGTTTTGCATTTTCTTTTGCAGCATCAGCTCTAGTTGGTCAAGAATTAGGAAAAGGTTCAAGTCAAAAAGCTTTAAAAAATGGATATATTTGTACTATTATAGCTATGATAGTTATGTCTACTTTTGGTTTACTATTTTTTATAATACCTCAATTTCTAGTTTCATTGTTTACTAAAGATAAAGATGTTATTGAGTTAGCTACAATGGCATTAAAAATAGTTTCTATATGCCAACCATTCTCAGGAGCTTCTATGGTCTTAGCAGGAGCACTAAGAGGAGCAGGAGATACAAAATCAGTTCTACTTATAACTTATTTAGGAATATTTTTAATAAGAATTCCTATAACTTATCTTTTCTTAGATGTACTTAATTTAGGTCTAGCAGGAGCTTGGATAGTTATGACCATAGATCTAGCTATAAGAAGTTCACTAGCATTTTATATATTTAGAAGAGGAAAGTGGAAATATTTACAAGTTTAG
- a CDS encoding dihydrolipoyl dehydrogenase family protein gives MYDLIVIGWGKAGKTLAAKLAAKGKKIAVVEENSKMYGGTCINVGCLPTKSLVHSAKLISQVKNYGIDGDYEFKNNFFKEAMKKKDEMTAKLRNKNFSILDTNENVDIYNGKGSFISNNEVKVATKDGDVILKADKIVINTGSVSRNLDIEGANNKNVLTSEGILDLKELPKKLLIIGAGYIGLEFASYFRNFGSEVSVFQFDDSFLAREDEDEAKIIKEILENKGVKFYFNTSVKKFEDLGDSVKATYVKDNEELVEEFDKVLVAVGRKANTENLGLENTSVELGKFGEVIVDDYLKTNAPNIWAAGDVKGGAQFTYVSLDDFRIIFPQILEGAKGRKLSDRVLIPTSTFIDPPYSRVGINEKEAQRLGIAYTKKFALTNTIPKAHVINEIDGFTKILINENNEIIGASICHYESHEMINLLSLAINQKIKASVLKDFIYTHPIFTESLNDILG, from the coding sequence ATGTATGATTTAATAGTTATTGGTTGGGGAAAAGCAGGAAAAACTCTTGCAGCTAAATTAGCAGCAAAAGGAAAGAAAATTGCAGTAGTAGAAGAGAATTCAAAAATGTATGGAGGAACTTGTATAAATGTAGGTTGCTTACCAACAAAATCACTTGTACATAGTGCAAAACTGATATCTCAAGTTAAAAATTATGGTATAGATGGAGATTATGAATTTAAAAATAATTTCTTTAAAGAAGCAATGAAGAAAAAAGATGAAATGACAGCTAAGTTAAGAAATAAAAACTTTTCAATCTTAGATACAAATGAAAATGTTGATATCTACAATGGAAAAGGAAGTTTTATTTCAAATAATGAAGTTAAAGTAGCAACAAAAGATGGAGATGTAATTTTAAAAGCAGATAAGATAGTTATAAACACAGGTTCTGTTTCAAGAAACCTTGATATTGAAGGTGCAAATAACAAAAATGTTTTGACAAGTGAAGGAATTTTAGATTTAAAAGAATTACCTAAAAAACTTTTAATAATAGGGGCAGGATATATTGGACTTGAATTTGCTTCATATTTTAGAAATTTTGGAAGTGAAGTTTCTGTTTTTCAATTTGATGATAGCTTCTTAGCAAGAGAAGATGAAGATGAAGCAAAGATAATAAAAGAAATTTTAGAAAATAAAGGAGTTAAATTCTATTTCAATACTTCTGTTAAGAAATTTGAAGATTTAGGTGACAGTGTAAAGGCAACATATGTAAAAGATAACGAAGAATTAGTTGAAGAATTTGATAAAGTTCTTGTTGCAGTTGGAAGAAAAGCTAATACAGAAAATTTAGGACTTGAAAATACTTCAGTAGAATTAGGAAAATTTGGAGAAGTAATAGTAGATGACTATTTAAAAACAAATGCTCCAAATATTTGGGCAGCAGGAGATGTTAAAGGTGGAGCACAATTTACTTATGTTTCATTGGATGATTTCCGTATAATTTTTCCTCAAATATTAGAGGGAGCTAAGGGAAGAAAATTATCTGATAGAGTATTAATTCCTACTTCTACTTTTATAGATCCACCTTATTCAAGAGTTGGAATAAATGAGAAAGAAGCTCAAAGATTAGGAATTGCATACACTAAAAAGTTTGCTTTAACTAATACTATTCCAAAAGCTCATGTTATAAATGAAATAGATGGATTTACTAAAATTCTAATAAATGAAAATAATGAGATTATAGGAGCAAGTATTTGTCATTATGAATCACATGAAATGATAAATTTATTGTCTCTTGCTATAAATCAAAAAATAAAAGCGAGTGTACTAAAAGATTTTATTTATACACACCCAATTTTTACTGAAAGCTTAAATGACATTTTAGGATAG
- the dnaN gene encoding DNA polymerase III subunit beta, whose protein sequence is MKFSINKENVIGIISEYTNILKDNPVKPSLAGLFIEVKNNQVVFKGANTEVELIRYANCNIEVEGQVLIKPSLLLEYIKLIESENINLEKKDGYLIVNNAEFSILDETTYPEIKEVPSTTIAKENGIQVAMLLEKVKFLTNSSSNVDTLFNSIKLIFQDNFIELASTDSYRLIYFKKQLENMVNKDILVPGDSISVIYKILKDLNEDVSLATCEDKLIITWKDAYFSCKLLSLTFPDFRPLITNSTHDKKFEFNRDELNSSLKKVISVTKNSNDSKNVATFNFKGNQLLINGMSSNAKINQKVNMIKTGEDLKLGINCKYIKEFVDNTDKNIIIEATNSSSMLKIVEETNENYIYLVMPVNIRV, encoded by the coding sequence ATGAAATTTTCTATAAATAAAGAAAATGTAATAGGAATAATTAGTGAATATACAAATATCTTGAAAGATAATCCAGTTAAACCTAGTCTTGCTGGTTTGTTTATTGAAGTAAAAAATAATCAAGTTGTATTTAAAGGTGCAAATACTGAAGTTGAACTGATAAGATATGCTAATTGTAATATTGAAGTTGAAGGACAAGTCTTAATAAAGCCTTCATTACTTTTAGAATATATTAAGTTAATTGAGAGTGAAAATATAAATCTTGAAAAAAAAGATGGATATTTAATTGTTAATAATGCAGAATTTTCTATATTAGATGAAACTACTTATCCTGAAATAAAAGAAGTTCCTTCTACAACTATTGCAAAGGAAAACGGTATTCAAGTTGCTATGCTACTTGAAAAAGTGAAATTTCTTACTAATTCTTCTTCTAATGTAGATACTTTATTTAATTCTATAAAATTGATATTCCAAGATAATTTTATAGAATTAGCTTCTACGGATTCCTACAGACTTATATACTTTAAAAAACAACTTGAAAATATGGTTAATAAGGATATATTAGTCCCAGGTGATAGTATATCTGTTATATACAAAATATTAAAAGATTTAAATGAAGATGTAAGCCTTGCAACATGTGAAGATAAATTAATAATAACTTGGAAAGATGCTTATTTTAGTTGTAAGTTACTTTCACTTACTTTCCCTGATTTTAGACCTCTTATTACTAATTCAACCCACGATAAGAAATTTGAATTTAATAGAGATGAGTTGAATTCTTCACTTAAAAAAGTTATATCTGTAACAAAAAATAGTAATGATTCTAAGAATGTTGCAACTTTTAACTTTAAAGGAAATCAACTTCTTATAAATGGAATGTCTTCTAATGCTAAAATTAATCAGAAAGTTAATATGATAAAGACAGGAGAAGATTTAAAGCTTGGAATAAATTGTAAATATATAAAAGAATTTGTAGATAATACTGATAAAAATATTATTATTGAAGCTACAAATTCTAGTTCTATGTTAAAAATTGTAGAAGAAACTAATGAAAATTATATTTATTTGGTAATGCCTGTAAATATTAGAGTTTAG